In Rathayibacter sp. VKM Ac-2762, one DNA window encodes the following:
- a CDS encoding branched-chain amino acid aminotransferase: MSTDSAPADLAFEVTAAPAPRSAEERARILANPGFGMHFTDHMVGLRWTRTDGWHSARVEPYGPLALDPAAAVLHYAQEIFEGMKAYRHEDGSVWTFRPEANARRLQRSARRLALPELPTDLFVESLRQLIAVDGDWVPSEPETSLYLRPFMFAQEAFLGVRAAEDVGYYVIASPAGAYFSGGVAPVSIWLSTSYARAGKGGTGAAKTGGNYASSLLPQQEAYSHGCAQVLFLDSQESQWIEELGGMNVVLVKKDGTLVTPESDSILEGITRDSVLQLAEDRGHRVERRRVSIDEWRDGVASGDVVEVFACGTAAVITPIAELKGEGFSYGREGAPAGELTMSLREELTGIQYGRREDTHGWMTRLDA, from the coding sequence ATGAGCACCGACTCCGCCCCCGCCGACCTCGCCTTCGAGGTGACCGCCGCCCCCGCGCCCCGCTCCGCCGAGGAGCGCGCCCGGATCCTCGCGAACCCCGGCTTCGGCATGCACTTCACCGACCACATGGTCGGCCTCCGCTGGACCCGCACGGACGGCTGGCACAGCGCCCGCGTCGAGCCCTACGGCCCGCTCGCGCTCGACCCCGCCGCCGCCGTCCTGCACTACGCGCAGGAGATCTTCGAGGGGATGAAGGCCTACCGCCACGAGGACGGCTCCGTCTGGACCTTCCGCCCGGAGGCGAACGCGCGCCGCCTGCAGCGCTCGGCCCGCCGCCTCGCGCTGCCGGAGCTCCCGACGGACCTCTTCGTCGAGTCGCTGCGGCAGCTGATCGCGGTCGACGGCGACTGGGTCCCCTCGGAGCCGGAGACCAGCCTCTACCTGCGCCCGTTCATGTTCGCGCAGGAGGCGTTCCTCGGCGTGCGCGCGGCCGAGGACGTCGGCTACTACGTGATCGCCAGCCCCGCCGGCGCCTACTTCTCGGGCGGGGTCGCCCCCGTGTCGATCTGGCTCTCCACCTCCTACGCCCGGGCGGGCAAGGGCGGCACGGGAGCGGCGAAGACGGGCGGCAACTACGCCTCCTCCCTCCTTCCGCAGCAGGAGGCCTACAGCCACGGCTGCGCGCAGGTCCTCTTCCTCGACTCGCAGGAGTCGCAGTGGATCGAGGAGCTCGGCGGCATGAACGTGGTGCTGGTGAAGAAGGACGGCACGCTGGTCACCCCGGAATCGGACTCGATCCTCGAGGGCATCACGCGCGACAGCGTCCTGCAGCTCGCCGAGGACCGCGGCCACCGCGTCGAGCGGCGCCGCGTGAGCATCGACGAGTGGCGCGACGGGGTGGCCTCCGGCGACGTGGTCGAGGTGTTCGCCTGCGGGACCGCCGCCGTGATCACCCCGATCGCCGAGCTCAAGGGCGAGGGCTTCTCCTACGGCCGCGAGGGCGCGCCCGCCGGGGAGCTCACGATGTCGCTCCGCGAGGAGCTGACCGGCATCCAGTACGGACGCCGCGAGGACACGCACGGATGGATGACGAGGCTGGACGCATGA
- a CDS encoding MFS transporter: MSARTAPVSTHDTAGAADRVGRRAWVALAVLMLPVLLVSVDNTVLNFALPSIAEDLGPSGTELLWIVDAYPLVLAGLLVAMGSLGDRVGRRRLLLVGAVGFAAVSVVAAFAPTAAALIGARAALGFFGAMLMPSTLSLLRSVFPDRDQRRLAIAIWATGFAVGSGIGPLVGGVLLEHFPWGSVFLLAVPVLLPLVVLVPILVPESRDPQPGPDDVVSILLSLATMAPVVYAVKSFAEHGIDVVGVAALVVGVVSGVLFVRRQQRRASPMLDLSLFRRGSFSAAIVVNLLSVTALVGGLFFLSQHLQLVVGLSPLEAGLVLVPGLAVMILAGLGVVPIARRVAPRLVVPAGLLVSAVGYILLALGSGAPGGASALTVAVAFAFLGLGIGAAETVSNELILANAPADKAGAASAVSETAYELGAVLGTATLGTVLTAVYRGGVVLPEGLDAAQAQRAGETLGGAVSVAGELPADSAASLVASASAAFDSGVGWSAWLGVVLVLAAAAVGAWRLRRS, from the coding sequence GTGTCCGCGCGCACCGCTCCCGTCTCCACCCACGACACCGCCGGCGCCGCCGACCGGGTCGGGCGACGCGCCTGGGTGGCGCTCGCGGTGCTGATGCTCCCGGTGCTGCTGGTCTCGGTCGACAACACGGTGCTGAACTTCGCGCTCCCCTCGATCGCCGAGGATCTGGGCCCCTCCGGCACCGAGCTGCTGTGGATCGTCGACGCCTACCCGCTGGTGCTCGCGGGCCTGCTGGTGGCGATGGGCAGCCTCGGCGACCGCGTCGGGCGGCGGCGCCTCCTGCTGGTCGGCGCGGTCGGCTTCGCCGCCGTCTCGGTCGTGGCCGCGTTCGCTCCCACCGCCGCGGCGCTCATCGGCGCCCGCGCGGCACTGGGCTTCTTCGGCGCGATGCTGATGCCCTCGACGCTCTCGCTCCTGCGCAGCGTCTTCCCCGACCGCGACCAGCGCCGCCTCGCGATCGCGATCTGGGCGACCGGCTTCGCCGTGGGCTCGGGCATCGGCCCGCTGGTCGGCGGCGTGCTGCTCGAGCACTTCCCCTGGGGGTCGGTGTTCCTGCTCGCGGTGCCCGTGCTGCTCCCGCTGGTCGTCCTGGTGCCGATCCTGGTGCCGGAGTCGCGCGACCCGCAGCCCGGCCCGGACGACGTGGTCAGCATCCTGCTGTCGCTGGCGACCATGGCGCCGGTCGTCTACGCGGTGAAGTCCTTCGCCGAGCACGGGATCGACGTGGTCGGCGTCGCGGCGCTCGTCGTGGGCGTCGTCTCGGGAGTTCTGTTCGTCCGCCGCCAGCAGCGCCGGGCCTCGCCGATGCTCGATCTCTCGCTCTTCCGCCGCGGCTCGTTCAGTGCGGCGATCGTGGTCAACCTCCTCAGCGTCACCGCGCTGGTCGGCGGGCTCTTCTTCCTCTCGCAGCACCTGCAGCTCGTGGTCGGGCTCTCGCCCCTGGAGGCGGGCCTCGTGCTCGTGCCGGGCCTCGCCGTGATGATCCTGGCCGGGCTCGGCGTGGTGCCGATCGCGCGCCGCGTCGCTCCGCGCCTCGTCGTCCCGGCCGGACTGCTGGTCTCGGCCGTCGGGTACATCCTGCTGGCCCTCGGCAGCGGGGCGCCCGGAGGAGCGTCCGCGCTCACCGTCGCCGTCGCCTTCGCGTTCCTCGGCCTGGGAATCGGTGCGGCCGAGACGGTGTCGAACGAGCTGATCCTGGCCAACGCGCCCGCCGACAAGGCCGGTGCGGCCTCCGCCGTCTCCGAGACCGCCTACGAGCTCGGTGCCGTCCTCGGCACCGCGACGCTCGGCACGGTCCTCACCGCCGTGTACCGCGGGGGAGTCGTGCTGCCCGAGGGCCTCGACGCCGCGCAGGCGCAGCGGGCCGGGGAGACCCTCGGCGGCGCCGTCTCGGTCGCCGGCGAGCTGCCCGCCGACTCCGCCGCGAGCCTCGTCGCGTCGGCGAGCGCGGCGTTCGACTCGGGCGTCGGCTGGTCGGCCTGGCTCGGTGTCGTCCTCGTGCTGGCCGCCGCCGCGGTCGGCGCCTGGCGACTCCGCCGGAGCTGA
- a CDS encoding TetR/AcrR family transcriptional regulator, translating to MVAVPPAPARDRVLDAFEHLLIEQGERAATLDAVAREAGVSKGGLLYHFPSKDALVDGLLQRLDARREADVAQSLAAPEGVVAYLLRTSFAADSAFDRTILAVSRIAQGHDERASGGLARIHDSWNEVVADAVGDPLVARAIVLMSDGLYYNSALLPTGSPSRGEAEDVLAVVQRLLGS from the coding sequence ATGGTCGCCGTGCCTCCTGCCCCCGCCCGCGACCGCGTCCTCGACGCGTTCGAGCATCTCCTCATCGAGCAGGGCGAGCGCGCCGCGACCCTCGACGCCGTCGCCCGCGAGGCCGGAGTCTCCAAGGGCGGGCTGCTCTACCACTTCCCCTCGAAGGACGCCCTCGTCGACGGGCTCCTGCAGCGCCTCGACGCGCGGCGGGAGGCGGACGTCGCGCAGAGCCTCGCCGCTCCCGAGGGCGTGGTCGCCTACCTGCTGCGCACCTCCTTCGCCGCCGACTCGGCCTTCGACCGCACGATCCTCGCCGTGTCGCGCATCGCGCAGGGGCACGACGAGCGCGCCAGCGGCGGCCTCGCGCGGATCCACGACAGCTGGAACGAGGTGGTCGCCGACGCCGTGGGCGACCCGCTCGTCGCCCGGGCGATCGTCCTGATGAGCGACGGGCTCTACTACAACTCCGCCCTGCTCCCCACGGGCTCGCCGTCGCGCGGCGAGGCCGAGGACGTCCTCGCGGTCGTCCAGCGCCTCCTCGGGAGCTGA
- a CDS encoding 3-isopropylmalate dehydrogenase yields MPRTVKLAVIPGDGIGPEVTAEAVKVLDAVTADSDLVLETTTFSLGAARYLETGDVLTDEDLAAIAGHDAILLGAVGGAPGDPRLRDANIERGLLLRLRFELDHYVNLRPTRLYAGVPSPLAAPGEVDFVVVREGTEGPYVGTGGSIRQGTPHEVANEVSVNTAYGVERVVRHAFELARTRRSRLTLVHKTNVLVFSGSLWKRIVDEVGAAFEDVAVDYLHVDAATIFLVTDPARFDVIVTDNLFGDILTDLAGAISGGIGLAASGNINPDGAFPSMFEPVHGSAPDIAGRQLADPTAAILSAAMLLDHLGRSDEAARVTAAVTADIESRDGTPRSTAAIGDSVVARLR; encoded by the coding sequence ATGCCCCGCACCGTGAAGCTCGCCGTCATCCCCGGAGACGGGATCGGGCCCGAGGTGACCGCCGAGGCCGTCAAGGTCCTCGACGCCGTCACCGCCGACTCCGACCTGGTGCTCGAGACGACCACCTTCTCGCTCGGCGCCGCCCGCTACCTCGAGACCGGCGACGTCCTCACCGACGAGGACCTCGCGGCGATCGCGGGGCACGACGCGATCCTCCTGGGCGCCGTCGGCGGAGCACCGGGCGACCCGCGCCTCCGGGACGCGAACATCGAGCGCGGGCTGCTCCTGCGGCTGCGCTTCGAGCTCGACCACTACGTCAACCTGCGGCCCACCCGTCTCTACGCGGGCGTCCCCTCGCCGCTCGCGGCTCCCGGCGAGGTCGACTTCGTGGTCGTCCGCGAGGGCACGGAGGGGCCCTACGTCGGCACCGGCGGCTCGATCCGGCAGGGCACCCCGCACGAGGTCGCCAACGAGGTGTCGGTCAACACCGCCTACGGGGTCGAGCGCGTCGTCCGACACGCGTTCGAGCTCGCCCGCACGCGTCGCTCCCGGCTGACGCTCGTCCACAAGACGAACGTCCTCGTCTTCTCCGGCTCGCTCTGGAAGCGGATCGTCGACGAGGTGGGGGCCGCCTTCGAGGACGTGGCCGTCGACTACCTCCACGTGGACGCCGCCACGATCTTCCTCGTGACCGACCCTGCTAGGTTCGACGTCATCGTCACCGACAACCTCTTCGGCGACATCCTGACCGATCTGGCCGGCGCGATCAGCGGCGGCATCGGACTCGCGGCCTCGGGCAACATCAACCCCGACGGCGCGTTCCCCAGCATGTTCGAGCCGGTCCACGGATCCGCGCCCGACATCGCCGGACGGCAGCTCGCCGACCCGACCGCCGCGATCCTCTCGGCCGCGATGCTGCTGGACCACCTCGGCCGGAGCGACGAGGCCGCCCGCGTCACCGCGGCCGTGACCGCCGACATCGAGTCGCGCGACGGCACCCCGCGCTCCACGGCCGCGATCGGCGACTCCGTCGTCGCCCGCCTCCGCTGA